A stretch of Amycolatopsis balhimycina FH 1894 DNA encodes these proteins:
- a CDS encoding OsmC family protein, with amino-acid sequence MSKQHDYRVTVRWSGDTGAGYRGYVRDHDVLVEGKPVLKGSADPAFRGTPERWNPEELLVASLSECHMLTFLSLCARDGVVVTGYLDAASGVMREEPGNSGRFTEVVLRPEVTVADPAMAERAEALHKQAHDTCFIANSVNFPVRHEPVTTGS; translated from the coding sequence GTGAGCAAGCAGCACGACTACCGGGTCACGGTGCGCTGGAGCGGCGACACCGGGGCCGGATATCGCGGCTACGTGCGGGACCACGACGTGCTCGTCGAGGGCAAGCCGGTGCTGAAGGGCAGCGCCGACCCCGCGTTCCGCGGCACGCCCGAGCGGTGGAACCCGGAGGAGCTCCTGGTCGCCTCCCTGTCGGAGTGCCACATGCTCACCTTCCTGTCGCTGTGCGCGCGGGACGGCGTCGTGGTGACCGGCTATCTGGACGCCGCCAGCGGTGTCATGCGGGAAGAGCCGGGCAACAGCGGCCGGTTCACCGAGGTCGTGCTGCGACCCGAGGTGACCGTCGCCGACCCGGCCATGGCCGAGCGGGCCGAGGCCCTGCACAAGCAGGCGCACGACACGTGCTTCATCGCCAACTCGGTGAACTTCCCCGTTCGGCACGAGCCGGTCACGACCGGTTCGTGA
- a CDS encoding carboxylesterase family protein translates to MAHFGGDPGNVTVFGHSAGAYSTFGLLGASSADNLYRRLAGFSGGPARIVPAWWAEELAHRFVTELDVADNPDKLIDLDPASLVAALRTVCPTDLGVRGGVDNQATGVVLDAGQPGAAVHAHPKDVLASGSHRDIDVLLSMASDDMDWWVTNDLARFDPHTVDRITDEVAGWRIPRSRAKKLVEAYDQDGRTPAEVRAAVMADYLFGLPAARGALAHAAAAGTAHLLTIGPAEGAPAVHGTEMYALVGQEQPDRSPDQAERDTRIRDIVLDFATGEQTRLWPAVTDQPTAESVGNPPFEGTAPLLAGLDAVRHRACAARRRGDPSAP, encoded by the coding sequence ATCGCCCACTTCGGCGGCGACCCCGGCAACGTCACCGTCTTCGGCCACAGCGCCGGCGCCTACTCCACCTTCGGACTACTCGGCGCCTCCTCCGCCGACAACCTGTACCGGCGGCTGGCCGGGTTCTCCGGCGGGCCGGCACGGATCGTCCCGGCCTGGTGGGCCGAGGAACTCGCACACCGGTTCGTCACCGAACTCGACGTCGCCGACAACCCCGACAAGCTGATCGACCTCGACCCGGCCTCCCTGGTGGCTGCCCTGCGCACGGTCTGCCCGACGGATCTCGGCGTCCGCGGCGGGGTGGACAACCAGGCCACAGGCGTCGTCCTGGACGCCGGACAGCCCGGCGCGGCGGTGCACGCCCATCCCAAGGACGTCCTGGCCTCGGGTTCGCACCGGGACATCGACGTACTCCTGAGCATGGCCAGCGACGACATGGACTGGTGGGTGACCAACGACCTCGCCCGGTTCGACCCGCACACCGTCGACCGCATCACCGACGAAGTCGCGGGGTGGCGCATCCCCCGCTCCCGCGCGAAGAAGCTCGTCGAGGCCTACGACCAGGACGGCCGCACCCCGGCCGAGGTCCGCGCCGCGGTCATGGCGGACTACCTCTTCGGGCTCCCCGCAGCTCGTGGCGCCTTGGCTCACGCCGCCGCGGCCGGCACCGCTCATCTCCTGACGATCGGGCCCGCCGAGGGCGCGCCCGCCGTGCACGGCACCGAGATGTACGCCCTGGTCGGCCAGGAACAACCGGACCGCAGCCCCGACCAAGCCGAGCGTGACACGCGGATCCGCGACATCGTGCTCGACTTCGCCACCGGCGAGCAGACCCGTCTGTGGCCCGCCGTCACCGACCAGCCCACCGCGGAAAGCGTCGGCAACCCGCCCTTCGAGGGCACCGCCCCGCTACTAGCAGGCCTCGACGCCGTCCGTCACCGCGCTTGCGCCGCCCGGCGACGGGGCGATCCGTCGGCACCCTGA
- a CDS encoding GntR family transcriptional regulator codes for MDVYDEVRGLIVLGRYPAGQPVTELELCERLGVSRTPVREALRRLESDGLVRPARRGVTVVELDAKALRDVYLVRACLEALTAELAAGRQRDGELSPASLARLVEHADLADQATRQGDLVAGVRHNRAFHRYVAVLADNPAALAVLDRIWDQITVSTRASLTASPRPVRVDDEHRRLIEAITDGDPRKAAAHAREHVLATMSVLTEQGEET; via the coding sequence ATGGACGTTTACGACGAGGTCCGCGGCCTGATCGTGCTCGGCAGGTATCCCGCCGGGCAGCCGGTCACCGAGCTGGAGCTGTGCGAACGGCTCGGCGTCAGCCGCACGCCGGTTCGGGAAGCGTTGCGGCGGCTGGAGAGCGACGGTCTGGTGCGGCCCGCGCGGCGTGGTGTGACGGTGGTCGAGCTGGACGCCAAGGCGCTGCGGGATGTCTACCTCGTGCGCGCCTGCCTGGAGGCGTTGACCGCGGAGCTGGCCGCCGGCCGGCAGCGGGACGGTGAGCTGTCCCCGGCGAGCCTCGCCCGGCTCGTCGAGCACGCCGATCTGGCTGATCAGGCCACGCGGCAAGGAGATCTGGTCGCGGGTGTCCGGCACAACCGGGCGTTCCACCGGTATGTCGCCGTGCTTGCGGACAACCCGGCGGCGTTGGCGGTGCTGGACCGGATCTGGGACCAGATCACCGTCTCCACCCGGGCCTCGCTGACCGCGTCGCCCCGGCCGGTCCGGGTGGACGACGAGCACCGGCGGCTGATCGAAGCCATCACGGACGGCGATCCGCGGAAGGCCGCCGCCCACGCACGTGAACACGTCCTGGCCACGATGTCCGTTCTCACCGAGCAAGGAGAAGAAACGTGA
- a CDS encoding ester cyclase gives MTNIDVVRRYLDAFNRGDLAAFDELIDPAYVNHSPSLPDLPRGPEGLKPIVADLRRQAPDLRFEEVHLLADGDLVAAHLLVHGFGPQPARQMQIERLRNGRIVEHWRVTA, from the coding sequence ATGACCAACATCGACGTCGTCCGCCGCTACCTGGACGCCTTCAACCGCGGCGACCTCGCCGCGTTCGACGAGCTGATCGACCCCGCGTACGTCAACCACAGCCCGAGCCTGCCGGACCTGCCGCGCGGGCCCGAGGGGCTCAAGCCGATCGTCGCGGACCTGCGGCGGCAGGCACCGGACCTGCGCTTCGAGGAGGTCCATCTGCTCGCCGACGGCGACCTCGTCGCGGCGCACCTGCTTGTGCACGGGTTCGGGCCCCAGCCGGCGCGTCAGATGCAGATTGAGCGCCTGCGGAACGGCCGGATCGTGGAACACTGGCGCGTCACGGCCTGA
- a CDS encoding alpha/beta fold hydrolase codes for MRTATVTADGDQIRWVELPGREPSRVYVHGLGATSPAYFAEVAVHPLLAGHRSLLIDLLGHGISDRPTTFDYTLESHADALAAALGSAGVTGAELIAHSMGGSVAIVLAARHPHLVSRLVLVDANLDPIPRTPGSSGSSGIAAYSEQEFLAGGWEEVRDRIGPHWWSTMRLAGREALHRSATHLSRGTVPTMRELLLDLKIPRTYLLPEADGPLPGTDALTEAGVAVVPIPDCGHNIMLDNPQVFAHATAAALGDHGRA; via the coding sequence GTGCGTACCGCCACTGTGACGGCCGACGGTGACCAGATCCGCTGGGTGGAGCTGCCGGGCCGGGAGCCGTCCCGTGTCTACGTGCATGGTCTGGGTGCGACTTCGCCCGCCTACTTCGCCGAGGTTGCGGTCCACCCTCTGCTGGCGGGCCACCGTTCATTGCTCATCGACTTGCTCGGGCACGGCATCAGCGACCGGCCGACGACCTTCGACTACACCTTGGAATCACACGCCGATGCCCTCGCCGCGGCCCTTGGTTCCGCGGGCGTCACCGGCGCCGAGCTGATCGCGCACAGCATGGGCGGCTCCGTGGCCATCGTCCTTGCCGCCCGCCATCCGCACCTCGTCTCCCGTCTGGTCCTGGTCGACGCCAACCTCGACCCGATCCCGCGCACACCCGGTTCCAGCGGCAGCAGCGGCATCGCCGCGTACTCCGAGCAGGAGTTCCTGGCAGGCGGCTGGGAAGAAGTCCGCGACCGGATCGGCCCTCACTGGTGGTCGACCATGCGCCTGGCCGGCCGGGAAGCCCTGCACCGCAGCGCCACCCATCTCAGTCGCGGCACCGTCCCCACCATGCGCGAACTCCTGCTGGACCTGAAAATCCCCCGGACCTATCTGCTGCCCGAGGCCGACGGTCCGCTCCCGGGCACCGATGCACTCACCGAAGCCGGGGTGGCCGTGGTCCCCATCCCGGACTGCGGGCACAACATCATGCTGGACAATCCGCAAGTCTTCGCACACGCCACCGCGGCGGCCCTCGGGGACCACGGCCGGGCATAG
- a CDS encoding LysR family transcriptional regulator has product MNDLRRLEAFVAVAEELNFGRAADRLGLTQPSLSRAVGALERELAVALFDRTTRRVALTPAGEAMLPDARAAVEAARAAARRARRAGGLVVVSKPDGDLGLLPGILDALGEPAELLFAATGDEAASMLRDGRGDVALVAAPFDRAGLDVEQVATESRVAAQPSGREARTLREVLARPAVTWPGVDARLDAYYRARDPRTRPADPPPERLGPPAKDLAEALRLVELGQAVTFLPVSVARRYPREGVAYREIDGLSDVRLQVAWPATSRSPRVAAFVRTATRTP; this is encoded by the coding sequence ATGAATGATCTGCGCCGGCTCGAAGCGTTCGTCGCGGTGGCCGAAGAGCTGAACTTCGGGCGGGCCGCGGACCGGCTCGGGCTCACCCAGCCGTCCCTGTCCCGGGCCGTCGGCGCGCTCGAACGCGAGCTGGCCGTGGCGCTGTTCGACCGCACCACGCGCCGGGTCGCGCTCACGCCCGCCGGCGAGGCGATGCTGCCCGACGCCCGCGCCGCCGTCGAGGCCGCCCGGGCCGCGGCCCGCCGGGCGCGGCGGGCCGGCGGCTTGGTCGTCGTGTCCAAACCGGATGGTGATCTCGGGCTCTTGCCCGGCATTCTCGACGCGCTCGGCGAGCCCGCCGAACTGCTCTTCGCGGCCACCGGCGACGAAGCGGCGAGCATGCTCCGCGACGGCCGCGGCGACGTCGCGCTCGTCGCGGCGCCGTTCGACCGCGCGGGCCTGGACGTCGAGCAGGTCGCCACCGAGTCGCGCGTCGCCGCGCAGCCCAGCGGGCGGGAAGCGAGGACGCTGCGCGAAGTGCTCGCCCGCCCGGCGGTGACGTGGCCCGGCGTCGACGCCCGGCTCGACGCGTACTACCGCGCACGCGATCCCCGCACCCGGCCGGCCGATCCGCCGCCCGAACGGCTCGGGCCCCCGGCGAAGGACCTGGCCGAGGCGCTGCGCCTGGTCGAACTCGGCCAGGCGGTGACGTTCCTGCCGGTGTCCGTCGCCCGCCGCTACCCCCGCGAAGGCGTGGCCTACCGCGAGATCGACGGGCTGAGCGACGTCCGGTTGCAGGTCGCCTGGCCGGCGACGTCCCGGTCGCCGCGCGTGGCCGCCTTCGTCCGGACGGCCACGCGCACGCCGTAG